The stretch of DNA ATTCTCctaaacagagagaaaagacagGTTCAGTTGATGAAGTCacaaatggattttttttatacattaattataataaacagtAAAGATAAACAATAAAGTTCCTCACCCTCTTTTTCATTGAGTACACTGAAGGGCTGCAGCAGCTCATGTTTGGCACACTCAACCACTCCCAGGCGGGCCTTCCCTTCATCTTCAAACGCcctgacaggcagacagaccGAATTTAGACATTACTGCATTTAGCATTATCCTGAATCCTGATTGCATCACATGACATTTCCAAACCTTACCTCTTTCTGTAAGCCCCCCAACGGCAGGACGGAAACTGACAggctaatcttttttttttttttttttttttaacactgatATAACTTGCATTTGTTCACACTACATTGTAAAAGAATCACTATATGGAAAAAGAATCACAGACCTGGAGAAACTAGCCTGTTTAACTGTACAGAAGCTGTACAAGGCTTTCATTCATGTTGGCCACAGCAAGTACACACAATAACAGAGCAGTTTGAATCAGAAAAAGCTTGCTACGATTTTCCTTGTTTAGTCAGAGTAATGCCAATACGCAAGTAATTAAAATTATATGCCCATTCGTGTTATcctgtttaaaaaaaggttatttcagtttttttgtatttttggatCTATTATGTAAATACTACAATAGCAAGACAAGAAAATAAGCCCATAGTGGTCACTCATGGACCTGCAGAAAGAGGCTACACACAGGCTTCAGCAATCTTTAAGATCTACAAAAGAACCCCTTCATAACATTTGGTACCGGAGAGTAAAAGGCATGGCGTTGAAGCGTCTCTCAACCTCACTGAAGAAAATTCTAGAGGTCTTCATCTTCAGGCCATATTGTTTACTAGGGTCCCGCTTGTAGATGGTGGTCCTCTGGCCTCCATCTCTtgcctggaaaaaaaaagatcatttgGCAGATTGCTCCCAATCACATAACAATCTGCAGAACTACTACATAAAACTCACCAACAATATTCATTAGATTAAGTTTAAGCTTTATAATAAAATCTCACAAAATCAAGGATGAATGATTAATAAATCAGGAGTTTCATCTTATTTGGTAGGACAAGTGCATAGGATTAAGGacctttccttctcctgtactGATCAGTACATCCACAGCATACACCTCATGGACCTCAAACTCTGCCTTCTCATGGTCCTTCCTGTAAGTAGAGGCAGAAATGTTTTAGTCATTTAGGTCAAGAGACTTTATTAATTACCTTTTGATGAAGAAGCCCCTGAATAAGTGGAGAAAAGGCTACAATCACAAGCTTAATCACCTCAATGTACTACTTAAGACAAGGTAATCTAATCATAATCTTTTTAGGAAAACTTTTTCCAGGACAATTATGACAACATGCATAAAATGAGTAGTAGATAAATAGTAATATCCAGTGTGTGAAAGCAGTTTATACTGATACTTTTCACACACTGGATATTACTATTTATCTACTACTGTATTACTACATGCAAATTCTCCATTAGATGCAAATCCTTTAGTGTTTTTGCAAACACAAGGCCCAACTTTTCCATGATCTCACTAatatatacactatgtccacaacatttaaaaaaaaatggtttaaTTTTCCAGGTGTTTCCATTACTGGACAACAAAAACTTTATGCAGAAACCTTTGTCCCAATCTTTTTAGGCTATATGCTATGTGCCATTTCTGTGCCTTTGTACATTCAGTAAAGACCATGAGGGGTGAATCTTACCTTTGTTGGTCTGTGGGATTTTGGATGATGGTTTTCTCTCCATCAATGACATGCTGCTTTAACTGATGGGACAGCATACCTACAAAGGGACACAAGTGAGGGCATAAACAGGCAGCAGAAGTATCCTTCACCCACTACTAGGATTTCACAGCCTCGAACTCTCATTAAAAATGTAACTCATCTTTATGGGTTCACTGGTTTGTGCCTCTAAAATACCTACATAACACCCTACAACACCTAGACAGAGTACTAAACGTGCTTGAGTCTAACTGGCAACGCATGATTAACTCTAGAGACCTAAAACAAAGGAATGGGTTGACTCCCATAGTTAAGGCATCCCTTGTGAGTTGTTTTATAACACAGAATCCACCCTACAAGGATTTTACCAAAAAAAGTGCTCACCCTCAATTGGATTGCATTTGAACGAATGGGCGATCTTGTTCCAGGCCTCGGTCACCTGTGTGTTCTGATGGGCAGAGAAAACATTTTAAGCTACTTAAATACAACCCCACCCTCAGCATGCAGACATGACTCATTTCCAACCCCATATTATCTTTACTCAGGTTGCGAGACACTGCTCTCTGCATTTAGATatgatcttttcttttttcagttgatatttttaatacatagccctaaataataaacatcacaaaaagcaaaacagagATCACTTGCACACAGCAGTGTTATGTTTCAACCCTGAAGTAAAACCTTTTACTTTATGTATGGTTGCCAGGTTGAACAAAATAGCCTGCACTTACTTGGTTGCCAGGTTTTACAAGACGAAGCGCTGCCTCTGCACACAAATAGGCAGCTTTGATGACGTCTGCTTTCTTGCCCGTCACAGGTGCTTCCTGAGAACATTCAAACTTAGGTAAGTGACATATCAATTTATTAAGAAGCTTTTGGGAAACAGTATGAGCACTACTACTAAACTTGACACACTACTacaaccaataataataataataataataaacaaatatactTACCTTACTAGCCCCAATAACAAAGCTATGGGCCACATTAGATATAAAGCCATCAACATGTACTCCAAGATCACTATGCAGAGACAGGGGTGAATAAGAAAGGGAGAAAAGCAAAAGATAAGACAAGAAATTGTGATTGACCCATGTCATGTTGCACTCTTTCCACTGACAATAATTGTCCtctcaaaaaacaaaacaaaaaaacccaatatACTGTACTGTGCAAATGGTTAAGGCACCTGcggaaaattattttttttaaaaagctccaTATCTGGGCAGTGTCCTACAGAAAGTTCAGGATTTACATCACTGTTTATTACatcatctccaaagctctcttcatgggagtctagtattatttacagttatcatCAAACACCTGATTTAGTAAATAAGTGCTTAATGATAAACCAGATAATAAAACTGAACAAACCCAAGTGataactactttcttcaaaacgcattttttcccccctgcATTTACGATTTGTATATACGCTTTGCagttctaatgtgatctgagttattattattatggataTGCGCTTAGATGCCTAAACCACTGCAGAGTACTCTATATTCCCACCCCCAAACAGAAGTCTCcaatcattataattataatctcAAGAGCTCATGGATgggtaaacacacactgaaattaataaacatttacagtcaAATTTCtctttatacattttttttatattgccaAGACATACAGATGGCATAAAAAGCTGCAGAAAAGATCACAGAAGGGGAACAACAAAGAGGACAGGACAATCAGAGAGggcaaacatacacaaagctgaGACAAACAGTGAGGAAACACTGCACACAAGACGCaacagagtgtgagagagtggggAAGGAAATAAGGGGGATAATGCAGGATGGGAAGAAGACTGGAAACAGGCTGGGAACTGTGCGGGGTGGGAGTTGCCTACATTTTGACCAAGTCTCCATCTTTAAGTGTGTAGTCAGGGTCGCTCTTCAAAGGAGAGAAGTGGCATACACAGTTATTGACTGACACGCAGGTGGGGAACGCAATGCCTGCAAGAAAGACAACCACCAGTCCTCAACACAAGAGCttctgtaaagtgtgtgtgtgtgtgtgtgtgtgtgtgtgtgttagattaAGAATGAGAGAGATGAAAATATGCGGTAGCTAAAAATGCAGTGACTTGAACTGAGGAgagtacatacactatatgtccaaacatttgcagacACCCCCTTTTAATGTATGCAATGTACACCATTGCagacacagacatgcaaatgcacTTGCTTGTTTAGTCTTTGTagtgaagtattgccaatacaataggactctctggagcagataaacatgaacctactggcacaatgcctaatgcaATGTTTGGGTTACAggggagtataaagcccccagcactaagctgtgaagcagtggaactgtgttcccggGAATGATAGTACTCCAGctaatacttttaggatgagttaggAAGTTGGTTGAcgatgtggggtggtgatcatcctggcCTCACGAAACTTACTAAATGCAACCAAATTCTCACAACAAAGTTtcaaaaagcaggacaaatgagaaggtgtcccatttttttgtccatgtagtgcatgtACTTCTTCCCATGTAATTTTTTACCACTATAAATAAGTCTAAACAGAGCTTGGAAATACTTCCAGAACATCTCAACTCATTATTCCATCCATGcctgttctcacacacacacacacacacaccaaccaacACACGTCACATgtgcattaaataataaagaagtCTCTCAAGAACATTCTCACGCTCTTAACCTAAAACTCATCAGGACTCCCTCCCATCCCTCTTACCTTTCTTCATGTCCTTTTCCCTCTTGAAGACTTTCCCAGTCTCTGTCATGATGTAAGCATCTCCTTTTTCACACAGGCTGAGGACAGACACGCCTGGCTTGGCCGCCTCGATGACCAACTTCAGAGCCTCTGGGGGggggaagagaaaaaaaaaaaaaaaaaagggaacatGAGTGTTTGTCAGAGAccaagtagggatgcaccgattcaGTACCAGGATCGCATCTCTGATCTTGAGGTCGATCCATTCAATGAACCCGATTCCCGCACCGCCAGTATtttaggcttcataactcaTGATCAGAGTATCCTACATACATGATCCTCAGATCACAGCAAACATCAAGCCTGCCGTTGACTGGTCATCAACTATCAGCGAGCAAACCAGCAcggaaaaacagctaaaaaccctcacacacagcagcctgctctgtttactcaaAAACAACAgattacatgatttacttttgCTGTTTCTGCCGTTTTCAGCTTAGAGAGACTAAAGCTCCCTAAAGCTAGGAAGGGGTAAAGATGTCACCGTCACAGCTGGTCTATCATATAAAGAGAACCGAGAAGGAAGGATCTGCTAGCTCTTTTAAATTTTTGTCAATcttgatgccttaagtctctcacACACGGTGCAGTTTATGGTTTATTCAGCAATGCTtcggatcggtatcgggtatTGACTGATACACAAAGTTTATGCATTCGTATAGGAACAGAAAATATCAGATTGGTGCGTCCCCAAGACCAAGAGGTGCAGAACTGGTTAATCACTAATATGGAGGAGAGGATATCAAATCGAGATGCTCCTTCTGCAGAAGTCCAGTGAGTGGAGTGTGATCTGATCTAACTCTCCCTttccatcatttatttatttttattccaaTTAAGTGTcaaattgtttaaaaaagtaTAGATGTTCTCTCTCAGAAAATGCAGAGTGAAACTATAGTTTTTTGGGGTAACATCACTTAAACCATGACTTATGACAAGCGAGCTAACTTAAAGTGGGACGGACAATTCCAAAAAGAAGAGAATTCAGCTTCATTTAAAAAGTAGCTCATTTGTTGGGTTGTGTTGTCAAAGGTTTGGTCAATGGCCATTTTAAAACTTTCTAAACTCAAACAGCAGACAGCAGGAGGAAAGGGAGTCTGTGTGTGAGCAGACAGAGGTTAGCATCTAACTGTTTATTGTGGCAAAGTCAGTTGAGAGCACAGCAGTTCAGTTTTACTATAATcataaatcatttataaaaaataGAACAAGAAATA from Salminus brasiliensis chromosome 7, fSalBra1.hap2, whole genome shotgun sequence encodes:
- the pa2g4a gene encoding proliferation-associated protein 2G4a; the encoded protein is MSDDEQQEQTIAEDLVVTKYKMSGDIANQALKLVIEAAKPGVSVLSLCEKGDAYIMTETGKVFKREKDMKKGIAFPTCVSVNNCVCHFSPLKSDPDYTLKDGDLVKIDLGVHVDGFISNVAHSFVIGASKEAPVTGKKADVIKAAYLCAEAALRLVKPGNQNTQVTEAWNKIAHSFKCNPIEGMLSHQLKQHVIDGEKTIIQNPTDQQRKDHEKAEFEVHEVYAVDVLISTGEGKARDGGQRTTIYKRDPSKQYGLKMKTSRIFFSEVERRFNAMPFTLRAFEDEGKARLGVVECAKHELLQPFSVLNEKEGEFVAQFKFTVLLMANGPLRITSGPFEPEFYKSEHDVQDPELKSLIQSSASRKAQKKKKKKASKTAENATWQPVENEVAAE